A window of Cucurbita pepo subsp. pepo cultivar mu-cu-16 chromosome LG06, ASM280686v2, whole genome shotgun sequence contains these coding sequences:
- the LOC111797663 gene encoding phosphatidylinositol/phosphatidylcholine transfer protein SFH13-like, with protein sequence MLGFEGPGTSDEIRECFENSEDERRLSKIGSLKKKAINASNKFTHSLKKRGKRKIDYRVPSVSIEDVRDAKEESAVHELRQKLLERNLLPSRLDDYHTLLRFLKAREFNMEKTIRMWEEMLNWRKEYGTDTILEDFEFEELEEVLQYYPQGYHGVDKEGRPVYIERLGKAHPSRLMHITTIDRYLKYHVQEFERALHEKFPACTIAAKRRICSTTTILDVQGLGMKNFSRAAANLLAAMTKIDSNYYPETLHRMYIVHAGSGFKKFLWPAAQKFLDMKTVAKIQVLDSKSIGKLLEVIDSDQLPDFLGGSCTCSGVEGGCLRSNKGPWNDPDIMKVVHNAGATFVRQDTRVAKNEAKLHSRAQMPSLKGRSRDTSLPDSGSDIDDPYSPLERAVSLVPCLAPVHEEQRAADSNAYYSCDDDDFRPVRTVTKSDQRVGGSHGPSLEIIENGNLSSKVTSNTEGTITNEHEILKQKLEKRNLDSTGRVLISFWVRLIAFLRSLQFQFWKRQNNIYPSNTVEHITNNNAAAPAAAIQGVNEEDYIGPCLQRLERLEKIFVELSNKPAKIPLEKENLLTESLDRIKLVEFDLEKTKRTLHATVVKQLEAGELLEKLRESQCQPRRFLC encoded by the exons ATGTTAG GCTTTGAAGGTCCTGGAACTAGTGATGAAATTAGAGAGTGCTTTGAAAATTCTGAAGATGAGAGACGGCTGTCCAAAATTGGGAGCCTCAAGAAAAAGGCAATAAATGCTTCCAATAAATTTACTCACTCTCTtaagaagagaggaaagagGAAAATTGACTACAGGGTTCCTTCAGTATCCATAGAAGATGTTCGAGATGCGAAAGAGGAGAGTGCTGTCCATGAATTGCGTCAAAAACTTCTTGAGAGGAATTTACTACCATCTAGGCTTGATGATTATCATACTTTACTGAG ATTTTTGAAAGCTAGAGAGTTTAACATGGAAAAGACAATTCGGATGTGGGAAGAAATGCttaattggagaaaggaatatGGAACTGATACTATACTAGAG GATTTCGAATTCGAAGAGCTTGAAGAGGTGTTGCAGTATTATCCTCAGGGATATCATGGAGTTGATAAAGAAGGCAGGCCAGTTTATATAGAGAGACTTGGGAAAGCCCATCCAAGTAGACTCATGCATATCACCACGATTGATAGATACTTAAAGTACCATGTGCAAGAATTTGAAAGGGCTCTACATGAAAAATTCCCTGCTTGTACAATTGCGGCTAAGAGAAGAATTTGTTCAACAACAACCATATTGGATGTGCAGGGCTTG GGCATGAAAAATTTCTCCCGCGCTGCTGCAAATCTCTTAGCTGCCATGACAAAGATAGACAGCAATTATTATCCTGAG ACATTACATCGAATGTATATTGTCCATGCGGGTTCTGGTTTCAAGAAGTTTCTCTGGCCTGCTGCTCAGAAATTTCTTGATATGAAAACTGTTGCCAAGATTCAG GTTCTTGATTCCAAATCGATTGGAAAGCTACTTGAAGTCATTGATTCAGA tCAGTTGCCAGATTTCTTAGGTGGCTCGTGTACATGTAGTGGCGTTGAAGGCGGATGCCTTAGATCGAATAAAGGTCCCTGGAATGATCCCGATATTATGAAG GTTGTGCATAATGCAGGAGCCACCTTTGTAAGGCAAGACACAAGAGTGGCCAAGAATGAAGCAAAATTGCACTCACGTGCTCAAATGCCTTCACTGAAG GGAAGAAGTAGAGATACATCATTACCGGATTCAGGATCAGATATCGATGACCCGTACTCCCCACTGGAGCGAGCTGTCTCTTTGGTTCCTTGTTTGGCTCCGGTTCACGAAGAA CAAAGGGCTGCTGACTCTAATGCTTACTACAGTTGTGACGATGATGATTTCCGACCCGTTAGAACAGTAACCAAAAGTGACCAAAGAGTTGGAGGTTCTCATGGTCCATCGCTTGAAATAATCGAGAACGGGAATTTGTCGAGCAAAGTGACATCAAACACAGAAG GTACTATAACTAATGAACATGAAATCCTGAAGCAAAAACTTGAGAAAAGAAACCTTGATTCTACAGGGAGAGTTCTTATATCATTCTGGGTTAGATTGATAGCATTTCTTCGAAGTTTACAGTTTCAGTTTTGGAAAAGACAGAACAATATATATCCTTCTAACACAGTAGAACACATTACAAATAACAATGCTGCTGCTCCTGCTGCTGCAATTCAAGGCGTAAACGAAGAAGATTACATCGGCCCGTGTTTACAGCGTCTCGAGAGGctagaaaaaatatttgtagagCTGAGCAACAAGCCTGCTAAAATTCCTTTGGAGAAAGAGAATTTGCTTACTGAATCATTGGACAGAATCAAGTTGGTTGAATTTGACctggagaaaacaaaaaga ACACTCCACGCTACTGTTGTAAAGCAACTTGAGGCAGGCGAGCTGCTGGAGAAATTGCGGGAGTCCCAATGCCAA CCGAGAAGATTTTTGTGTTAG
- the LOC111797665 gene encoding GPI-anchored protein LLG1-like, whose translation MFRVWWRVEYRKEEKRRVNNVALHTHSDFQPVSRLLVGEEEEEPSLSLAGIMVSDRSFCNFSMLILFFLSLLFSTSSSTSISGDVFESKVLIGRSLLQARKACPVNFEFLNYTIITSKCKGPRYPPEQCCPALTEFACPYAKDLNDLTNDCASTMFSYINLYGKYPPGLFSSECKGGKQGLECPALPPSTSADLNWGSIARLPSRSLILSTGFILLLWLF comes from the exons ATGTTCAGGGTTTGGTGGAGGGTGGAGTacagaaaagaagagaaaagaagggTGAATAACGTGGCTTTGCATACACACTCCGACTTccaa CCTGTCTCTCGCCTGCTCgtcggagaagaagaagaagaaccttctctctctctcgccgGAATTATGGTCTCCGATCGTTCATTCTGTAACTTCTCAATGCttattctcttcttcctctcacTGCTTTTCAGTACTTCTTCATCCACTTCCATTTCAG GTGATGTCTTTGAATCGAAGGTTTTAATCGGTCGGAGCCTCCTCCAGGCTAGAAAAG CTTGTCCAGTGAACTTTGAATTCTTGAACTACACCATCATCACAAGCAAATGCAAGGGGCCTCGATACCCTCCCGAACAATGTTGTCCCGCTTTGACAGAATTCGCTTGCCCTTACGCCAAGGATCTCAACGATTTAACAAATGATTGCGCTTCAACCATGTTCAGCTACATCAACCTGTATGGGAAATACCCTCCTGGCCTCTTCTCTAGCGAGTGCAAGGGTGGGAAGCAAGGTCTGGAATGCCCTGCACTCCCGCCCTCCACTTCAGCTGATCTTAACTGGGGTTCGATAGCACGTTTGCCATCTCGTTCGCTGATCCTCTCGACTGGATTCATACTGCTGTTATGGCTATTCTGA
- the LOC111797051 gene encoding uncharacterized protein At4g26450-like isoform X1 — translation MHPRHRNTGNGFRSSSMGVGLASSRISPEGSVRGHGGAYGNDYRNFNHPSSFGRGQGYPKSYQSSQSLPPPRRGGGSVDIFMEAGRLAAEYLVSQGLLPSSVLSGKWQGGSLRRESSEFQELGPFREEGRTSNAAPPHSGHVGPDFGSGRRQPSDEYSLAPSRNHLRGRRRSSSFRSSGSDWSGQEYSRSNNYNDRARASSDTEAYDDADNLSAYGNRQQTGEEVGTEFQVLKPSKLGRKGDTPEDSGPELVKYPLPDDVGSKASISAVGKDPPNEKKLAKDSDDLCNVDSGFEEVKNNTNTNETEKHCVAEKLSMQNKADDSDSGVKPETDLLAFCRFTKFPTKTRSALAYKVSKADPIATVSEQPSVINPIRSELSIDSNSSTCAVSAKNLDVENLNSERSEPQATEEAVIMEEAYPRFGEKASSLTSHSFQHGPFWNESKEESCRTPAVFGRSNSMFEEKGQKRSLDESDMGDGNKKPREWIPLMNSKEEDEAFDLLKFDKVKVSSEESKPECDNEVIVAADCVNSVDGFHFIKNGGEQCVDYAQEKQLFPNSFKICDLNLMEASDIHDNHENNPLLIFQYISESKRERAPVDIGLSISNATEFGQNSVVAGGKEIEIIDLEDDSNAQVDKTFHNPETKREPVFTGLDGFPNNEQNSGDMPDVHDGYGLMISELLGAEFPNCASVQGDINSMHNEMSLSNGEGALADDDLIYMSLGEIPLSMPEF, via the exons atgcatCCCCGTCACCGTAATACGGGTAATGGGTTTAGGTCTAGTTCCATGGGAGTTGGATTAGCTTCTTCTCGAATCTCTCCTGAGGGATCGGTTAGGGGCCATGGTGGCGCGTATGGCAATGATTATCGCAATTTTAATCATCCGAGTAGCTTTGGGCGCGGTCAGGGATACCCCAAATCATATCAATCATCCCAGTCACTGCCTCCTCCGCGAAGGGGTGGGGGTTCTGTTGACATTTTTATGGAAGCAGGTCGTCTTGCGGCCGAATATCTGGTTTCTCAAGGTTTGCTCCCATCTAGTGTTTTGTCTGGTAAATGGCAAGGTGGAAGTTTGAGGAGGGAGTCTTCTGAATTTCAGGAATTAGGTCCTTTTCGCGAAGAAGGACGAACATCTAATGCTGCCCCTCCTCATTCAGGACATGTTGGACCTGATTTCGGGTCAGGTAGGAGGCAGCCATCTGATGAGTATAGTTTGGCACCGTCACGAAATCATTTGAGAGGACGAAGAAGATCCTCGTCTTTCCGAAGTAGTGGTTCTGATTGGAGTGGCCAAGAGTACAGTAGGAGCAATAATTACAATGATAGAGCTAGAGCTTCTTCAGATACAGAGGCTTATGATGACGCTGATAATCTTTCTGCTTATGGTAATCGACAGCAAACTGGTGAAGAAGTTGGTACTGAATTTCAAGTTCTCAAACCTTCCAAGTTAGGACGAAAAGGTGACACGCCTGAGGATTCAGGACCTGAACTGGTTAAGTACCCTTTGCCAGATGATGTAGGCTCGAAGGCAAGTATTTCTGCTGTTGGGAAAGACCCGCCAAATGAGAAGAAACTTGCTAAAGATTCTGATGATTTATGTAATGTAGATTCAGGGTTTGAGGAGGTGAAAAATAATACCAATACCAATGAAACTGAGAAACACTGTGTGGCGGAGAAACTATCAATGCAGAATAAAGCTGATGACAGTGATTCCGGGGTGAAGCCAGAGACTGATCTACTAGCATTCTGCAGATTTACTAAGTTCCCCACCAAAACTCGCTCTGCGTTGGCATACAAGGTTTCTAAGGCAGATCCTATTGCAACTGTGTCGGAACAACCTTCTGTTATCAACCCTATCAGATCTGAACTTTCAATTGACAGTAACTCGTCTACTTGTGCTGTATCAGCTAAAAACCTTGATGTCGAAAATCTAAACTCTGAAAGATCTGAACCACAAGCTACTGAGGAAGCTGTTATAATGGAGGAGGCATATCCTAGATTTGGTGAGAAGGCTAGCTCTTTGACGTCTCATTCTTTCCAGCATGGACCATTTTGGAATGAGAGCAAGGAAGAATCTTGCCGAACTCCTGCCGTATTTGGAAGGAGTAATTCTATGTTCGAGGAAAAAGGTCAAAAGCGGTCATTGGATGAGAGTGATATGGGGGACGGGAATAAAAAACCAAGAGAATGGATTCCGTTGATGAATTCaaaggaggaagatgaagCCTTTGACCTTCTCAAGTTTGATAAAGTAAAAGTTAGTTCTGAGGAAAGCAAGCCAGAGTGTGATAATGAAGTTATTGTAGCTGCTGACTGCGTGAACTCAGTGGATGgttttcatttcataaagAACGGAGGTGAGCAATGTGTAGATTATGCACAAGAAAAGCAGCTTTTTCCGAATTCATTTAAGATCTGCGACCTTAACCTTATGGAGGCTTCTGATATACATGATAATCATGAAAACAATCCTCTTCTCATCTTCCAATATATTTCTGAatcaaaaagagaaagagcTCCTGTTGATATCGGCTTGTCTATAAGCAATGCTACTGAATTTGGCCAAAATAGTGTGGTAGCTGGCGGTAAAGAGATCGAAATTATTGATTTGGAAGATGACTCTAATGCTCAAGTAGACAAGACCTTCCATAATCCAGAGACAAA GAGGGAGCCTGTATTTACTGGATTGGACGGCTTTCCTAACAACGAACAAAACAGTGGAGATATGCCTGATGTTCACGATGGCTATGGACTAATGATTTCAGAGTTGCTTGGAGCAGAATTCCCCAACTGTGCTTCCGTACAAGGAGACATTAATTCAATGCACAATGAAATGTCTCTTTCGAATGGAGAA GGGGCTCTGGCGGATGATGATCTAATATATATGTCCCTGGGAGAAATTCCATTGAGTATGCcagaattttaa
- the LOC111797051 gene encoding uncharacterized protein At4g26450-like isoform X2 has translation MHPRHRNTGNGFRSSSMGVGLASSRISPEGSVRGHGGAYGNDYRNFNHPSSFGRGQGYPKSYQSSQSLPPPRRGGGSVDIFMEAGRLAAEYLVSQGLLPSSVLSGKWQGGSLRRESSEFQELGPFREEGRTSNAAPPHSGHVGPDFGSGRRQPSDEYSLAPSRNHLRGRRRSSSFRSSGSDWSGQEYSRSNNYNDRARASSDTEAYDDADNLSAYGNRQQTGEEVGTEFQVLKPSKLGRKGDTPEDSGPELVKYPLPDDVGSKASISAVGKDPPNEKKLAKDSDDLCNVDSGFEEVKNNTNTNETEKHCVAEKLSMQNKADDSDSGVKPETDLLAFCRFTKFPTKTRSALAYKVSKADPIATVSEQPSVINPIRSELSIDSNSSTCAVSAKNLDVENLNSERSEPQATEEAVIMEEAYPRFGEKASSLTSHSFQHGPFWNESKEESCRTPAVFGRSNSMFEEKGQKRSLDESDMGDGNKKPREWIPLMNSKEEDEAFDLLKFDKVKVSSEESKPECDNEVIVAADCVNSVDGFHFIKNGGEQCVDYAQEKQLFPNSFKICDLNLMEASDIHDNHENNPLLIFQYISESKRERAPVDIGLSISNATEFGQNSVVAGGKEIEIIDLEDDSNAQVDKTFHNPETKREPVFTGLDGFPNNEQNSGDMPDVHDGYGLMISELLGAEFPNCASVQGDINSMHNEMSLSNGEVLPCSYPTSSFIEDSPF, from the exons atgcatCCCCGTCACCGTAATACGGGTAATGGGTTTAGGTCTAGTTCCATGGGAGTTGGATTAGCTTCTTCTCGAATCTCTCCTGAGGGATCGGTTAGGGGCCATGGTGGCGCGTATGGCAATGATTATCGCAATTTTAATCATCCGAGTAGCTTTGGGCGCGGTCAGGGATACCCCAAATCATATCAATCATCCCAGTCACTGCCTCCTCCGCGAAGGGGTGGGGGTTCTGTTGACATTTTTATGGAAGCAGGTCGTCTTGCGGCCGAATATCTGGTTTCTCAAGGTTTGCTCCCATCTAGTGTTTTGTCTGGTAAATGGCAAGGTGGAAGTTTGAGGAGGGAGTCTTCTGAATTTCAGGAATTAGGTCCTTTTCGCGAAGAAGGACGAACATCTAATGCTGCCCCTCCTCATTCAGGACATGTTGGACCTGATTTCGGGTCAGGTAGGAGGCAGCCATCTGATGAGTATAGTTTGGCACCGTCACGAAATCATTTGAGAGGACGAAGAAGATCCTCGTCTTTCCGAAGTAGTGGTTCTGATTGGAGTGGCCAAGAGTACAGTAGGAGCAATAATTACAATGATAGAGCTAGAGCTTCTTCAGATACAGAGGCTTATGATGACGCTGATAATCTTTCTGCTTATGGTAATCGACAGCAAACTGGTGAAGAAGTTGGTACTGAATTTCAAGTTCTCAAACCTTCCAAGTTAGGACGAAAAGGTGACACGCCTGAGGATTCAGGACCTGAACTGGTTAAGTACCCTTTGCCAGATGATGTAGGCTCGAAGGCAAGTATTTCTGCTGTTGGGAAAGACCCGCCAAATGAGAAGAAACTTGCTAAAGATTCTGATGATTTATGTAATGTAGATTCAGGGTTTGAGGAGGTGAAAAATAATACCAATACCAATGAAACTGAGAAACACTGTGTGGCGGAGAAACTATCAATGCAGAATAAAGCTGATGACAGTGATTCCGGGGTGAAGCCAGAGACTGATCTACTAGCATTCTGCAGATTTACTAAGTTCCCCACCAAAACTCGCTCTGCGTTGGCATACAAGGTTTCTAAGGCAGATCCTATTGCAACTGTGTCGGAACAACCTTCTGTTATCAACCCTATCAGATCTGAACTTTCAATTGACAGTAACTCGTCTACTTGTGCTGTATCAGCTAAAAACCTTGATGTCGAAAATCTAAACTCTGAAAGATCTGAACCACAAGCTACTGAGGAAGCTGTTATAATGGAGGAGGCATATCCTAGATTTGGTGAGAAGGCTAGCTCTTTGACGTCTCATTCTTTCCAGCATGGACCATTTTGGAATGAGAGCAAGGAAGAATCTTGCCGAACTCCTGCCGTATTTGGAAGGAGTAATTCTATGTTCGAGGAAAAAGGTCAAAAGCGGTCATTGGATGAGAGTGATATGGGGGACGGGAATAAAAAACCAAGAGAATGGATTCCGTTGATGAATTCaaaggaggaagatgaagCCTTTGACCTTCTCAAGTTTGATAAAGTAAAAGTTAGTTCTGAGGAAAGCAAGCCAGAGTGTGATAATGAAGTTATTGTAGCTGCTGACTGCGTGAACTCAGTGGATGgttttcatttcataaagAACGGAGGTGAGCAATGTGTAGATTATGCACAAGAAAAGCAGCTTTTTCCGAATTCATTTAAGATCTGCGACCTTAACCTTATGGAGGCTTCTGATATACATGATAATCATGAAAACAATCCTCTTCTCATCTTCCAATATATTTCTGAatcaaaaagagaaagagcTCCTGTTGATATCGGCTTGTCTATAAGCAATGCTACTGAATTTGGCCAAAATAGTGTGGTAGCTGGCGGTAAAGAGATCGAAATTATTGATTTGGAAGATGACTCTAATGCTCAAGTAGACAAGACCTTCCATAATCCAGAGACAAA GAGGGAGCCTGTATTTACTGGATTGGACGGCTTTCCTAACAACGAACAAAACAGTGGAGATATGCCTGATGTTCACGATGGCTATGGACTAATGATTTCAGAGTTGCTTGGAGCAGAATTCCCCAACTGTGCTTCCGTACAAGGAGACATTAATTCAATGCACAATGAAATGTCTCTTTCGAATGGAGAAGTACTTCCTTGCTCATATCCAACTTCATCATTTATTGAAGATTCTCCTTTTTGA